The following nucleotide sequence is from Coffea eugenioides isolate CCC68of chromosome 3, Ceug_1.0, whole genome shotgun sequence.
AGCATATAATTTGGGAGATGCTCATTTACGCATAGGCCTCAGGATTCTGGAGGAGATAGGCCTCAACTGCTTTGTACATGCCCAAGACCTTTTCTTTGCCGGCCTTGACTTCATCCTCATTGAGCTTGAAATCCCCCCGAGTGTAGTATTTGCTTGTCACCTTAGAAATGGAACCACCATCAGGTCCCTTCTCAAACTTGATCTCATATGTTATTTTCTCAAGCTTGTCAATCAATGCATCCCCTTCGACCAATGTGTAGCTGTATGTTAAGGCATCTTCATTCAGTTCATCGATGCGATACTTGATAGATTTGAAGTTGCTACCTGCATAGGAAGAACTATTAGCCTATTCTTTCCTTCATGATTCAACATGTTTtcgctttttctctttcttaacATTTGGTTGAATGAATCTAAACTGTTGATGTCTTTGCAAAAAGTTGATGACCTTACCTTCTGCAAAAGTGATCTGCTTTATGCTCCCAGCACCTCCATCACCCTCAATGATATCCATGCTTTTGATTACTTGTGGTAGGAGTTTTGGAATCAAGGTATGGGAGTCAACAATTGAAGCCTTGAAAATTCTTGATGGGGCAACAGGCGAAGTGTGTTCATCGGTGTAAGATGTCACCCCCATGATATTTGCCTAGGAATATCAGAAAATATTAAGACCAATGATTGGTCAAGAGGAGGGTTCAGTATTACTGCAAGGGTATGGCAAAGGAATGATATTTATAGGTAGGAGCAATTGGGAACTTTGTAATCATCTAATCGCTAACACTTGCTTTTGTACGTCTGAGACGGCCATGTTCCACTATTTGTCCAATTTTGCCTGTTTTCGATGTTTTCAATCTAAATTCCAACTCCAAATAGTTATCCAGGAATTGCAAAAGGATAAACTAGGTTCCCTGAGTTTGAGGGACTGCTCCAAGGAGAATCACTCTATTTTATTCTTCCCCTTGTCACCAAATTCTTGAGTGAAAGAGGCCGACTGCCGTGTGACGAGTACTTCAACAAATAGACCGAAATACAAGAGTTAAAAAAGTGCAAATCAACCTTTAATCCAGCAGGAACCAGAATTATGCCTTTcggaagaaaacaaaaaaaaagactcTACTTTGAGGATTTCAAGTACTACTTGCTAAGAAACAAACCTTAATAGCCCACGTATGCTCCATAAGACACTTGTGGTATAGACGGCCCAGGGCACATTGGTGGTGGATCAGCCGGCTCTTCCGGTGGTACTGCAGCAAAAATCAG
It contains:
- the LOC113764528 gene encoding major allergen Pru ar 1-like; translation: MEHTWAIKANIMGVTSYTDEHTSPVAPSRIFKASIVDSHTLIPKLLPQVIKSMDIIEGDGGAGSIKQITFAEGSNFKSIKYRIDELNEDALTYSYTLVEGDALIDKLEKITYEIKFEKGPDGGSISKVTSKYYTRGDFKLNEDEVKAGKEKVLGMYKAVEAYLLQNPEAYA